A single region of the Sciurus carolinensis chromosome 14, mSciCar1.2, whole genome shotgun sequence genome encodes:
- the Aldh1b1 gene encoding aldehyde dehydrogenase X, mitochondrial, whose product MLRFLVPRLLCLQGRTAPYSSAAALPSPILNPDIRYSQLFINNEWQDAVSKKTFPTVNPSTGEVIGHVAEGDRADVDRAVKAAREAFRLGSPWRRMDASERGRLLNRLADLVERDRVYLASLETLDNGKPFQESYALDLDEVIKVYRYFAGWADKWHGKTIPMDGEHFCFTRHEPVGVCGQIIPWNFPLVMQGWKLAPALATGNTVVMKVAEQTPLSALYVASLIKEAGFPPGVVNIITGYGPTAGAAIAQHMDVDKIAFTGSTEVGHLIQKAAGDSNLKRVTLELGGKSPSIVLADADMSHAVDQCHEALFFNMGQCCCAGSRTFVEESIYDEFLERTVEKARQRKVGNPFELDTQQGPQVDKEQFERILGYIQLGQKEGAKVLCGGERFGERGFFIKPTVFGDVQDDMRIAKEEIFGPVQPLFKFKKIEEVIERANNTRYGLAAAVFTRDLDKAMYFTQALQAGTVWVNTYNIVTCHTPFGGFKESGNGRELGEDGLKAYTEVKTVTIKVPQKNS is encoded by the coding sequence ATGCTGCGCTTCCTGGTGCCCCGGCTGCTTTGCCTCCAGGGCAGGACCGCCCCGTACTCCTCAGCAGCAGCCCTCCCAAGCCCGATCTTGAACCCAGACATCCGCTACAGCCAGCTGTTCATCAACAACGAGTGGCAAGATGCAGTCAGCAAGAAGACCTTCCCCACGGTCAACCCCAGCACAGGTGAGGTCATCGGGCACGTGGCTGAAGGGGACAGGGCTGATGTGGACCGGGCGGTGAAAGCAGCCCGTGAGGCCTTCCGCCTGGGATCCCCGTGGCGCCGGATGGATGCCTCTGAGCGGGGCCGGCTGTTGAACCGCCTGGCTGACCTAGTGGAGCGGGATCGTGTCTACTTAGCCTCACTGGAGACCTTGGACAATGGGAAGCCTTTCCAAGAGTCTTATGCCTTGGATCTGGACGAGGTCATCAAGGTGTACCGCTACTTCGCTGGCTGGGCCGACAAATGGCATGGCAAGACCATCCCCATGGATGGCGAGCATTTCTGCTTCACCCGGCACGAGCCTGTGGGTGTCTGTGGCCAGATAATACCATGGAACTTCCCCTTGGTCATGCAGGGCTGGAAGCTCGCCCCAGCACTTGCCACAGGCAACACTGTGGTCATGAAGGTTGCAGAGCAGACCCCGCTTTCTGCCCTGTACGTGGCCTCCCTCATCAAGGAGGCCGGCTTTCCCCCTGGGGTGGTGAACATCATCACCGGCTACGGCCCAACAGCAGGAGCGGCCATCGCCCAGCACATGGATGTTGACAAAATCGCCTTCACTGGCTCCACGGAGGTGGGCCACCTGATCCAGAAGGCTGCTGGCGATTCCAACCTCAAGAGAGTCACCCTGGAGCTGGGTGGGAAGAGCCCCAGCATTGTGTTGGCCGACGCCGACATGAGTCACGCTGTGGACCAGTGTCACGAAGCCCTCTTCTTCAACATGGGCCAGTGCTGCTGTGCTGGTTCCCGGACCTTTGTTGAAGAATCCATCTACGATGAGTTTCTCGAGAGAACCGTGGAGAAGGCCAGGCAGAGGAAAGTTGGGAACCCCTTTGAGCTGGACACCCAGCAGGGGCCCCAGGTGGACAAGGAGCAATTTGAACGTATCCTGGGGTACATCCAGCTTGGCCAGAAGGAGGGGGCAAAAGTCCTTTGCGGTGGGGAACGTTTTGGGGAGCGCGGTTTCTTCATCAAGCCTACTGTCTTTGGTGACGTGCAGGATGACATGAGGATCGCCAAGGAGGAGATCTTTGGGCCCGTGCAGCCCCTGTTCAAGTTCAAGAAGATCGAGGAGGTGATTGAGAGGGCCAACAACACCAGGTACGGCCTGGCTGCTGCCGTGTTCACCAGGGACCTGGACAAGGCCATGTACTTTACCCAGGCGCTCCAGGCCGGGACAGTGTGGGTGAACACCTACAATATTGTCACCTGCCACACACCGTTTGGAGGTTTTAAGGAATCTGGCAACgggagggagctgggggaggATGGGCTTAAAGCCTACACAGAGGTGAAGACTGTCACCATTAAGGTTCCTCAGAAAAACTCATGA